A part of Vigna radiata var. radiata cultivar VC1973A chromosome 11, Vradiata_ver6, whole genome shotgun sequence genomic DNA contains:
- the LOC106778031 gene encoding trafficking protein particle complex subunit 1 isoform X2, whose translation MQFFGGSEISPSPPAPAAPGNNGHMMYVFNRNGVCLLYREWNRPLRTLDAQQDHKLMFGLLFSLKSLTAKMDPTSAAEKGNLGMPQLPGQGCSFHSFRTNTYKLNFMESPSGIKIILVTHPRTGDLRESLKRIYNLYVDYVVKNPLYTPGSPIRFPVATRSFLTG comes from the exons ATGCAATTCTTTGGGGGTTCTGAGATCAGTCCTTCACCTCCTGCTCCAGCAGCTCCAGGAAACAATGGTCATATGATGTATGTGTTTAATAGGAATGGTGTGTGCCTTCTCTATAGGGAGTGGAATCGCCCCTTGCGGACATTGGATGCCCAACAAGACCATAAGTTAATGTTTGGTCTGCTTTTCTCTCTGAAGTCTTTAACTGCCAAGATGGATCCCACTAG TGCTGCTGAGAAAGGAAACCTTGGTATGCCTCAGTTACCTGGCCAAGGTTGTTCATTTCACAGTTTCCGCACTAATACATACAAACTTAATTTCATGGAAAGTCCTTCTGGAATAAAG ATCATCTTGGTGACTCATCCTAGAACTGGTGATCTACGGGAATCCTTAAAGCGTATCTACAATTTGTATGTTGATTATGTTGTCAAGAACCCGCTTTATACACCTGGATCTCCTATTAG ATTTCCTGTTGCCACGAGAAGCTTTTTGACTGGATAA
- the LOC106778031 gene encoding trafficking protein particle complex subunit 1 isoform X1, which translates to MQFFGGSEISPSPPAPAAPGNNGHMMYVFNRNGVCLLYREWNRPLRTLDAQQDHKLMFGLLFSLKSLTAKMDPTSAAEKGNLGMPQLPGQGCSFHSFRTNTYKLNFMESPSGIKIILVTHPRTGDLRESLKRIYNLYVDYVVKNPLYTPGSPIRCELFNTTLDQYVRGIA; encoded by the exons ATGCAATTCTTTGGGGGTTCTGAGATCAGTCCTTCACCTCCTGCTCCAGCAGCTCCAGGAAACAATGGTCATATGATGTATGTGTTTAATAGGAATGGTGTGTGCCTTCTCTATAGGGAGTGGAATCGCCCCTTGCGGACATTGGATGCCCAACAAGACCATAAGTTAATGTTTGGTCTGCTTTTCTCTCTGAAGTCTTTAACTGCCAAGATGGATCCCACTAG TGCTGCTGAGAAAGGAAACCTTGGTATGCCTCAGTTACCTGGCCAAGGTTGTTCATTTCACAGTTTCCGCACTAATACATACAAACTTAATTTCATGGAAAGTCCTTCTGGAATAAAG ATCATCTTGGTGACTCATCCTAGAACTGGTGATCTACGGGAATCCTTAAAGCGTATCTACAATTTGTATGTTGATTATGTTGTCAAGAACCCGCTTTATACACCTGGATCTCCTATTAG GTGTGAGCTGTTCAATACAACGTTGGATCAGTATGTGCGAGGCATTGCGTAG